A genomic region of Melanotaenia boesemani isolate fMelBoe1 chromosome 21, fMelBoe1.pri, whole genome shotgun sequence contains the following coding sequences:
- the mrpl38 gene encoding 39S ribosomal protein L38, mitochondrial — MALRTVCSTTLRIWQDLGVSNARTLVTTAILCKRVPPLGPMPNEDIDVAKLESLEMYRSYTRYFKQAEEAKKKSVWWKTYRSYMENADPEHGVERVDIGLPYYQLHTIKNVKERKQVMEENKRNVELERASRLRTLKISLDRVQETWEKSSAPFHIRRLADHYGVFKDLFPNAYFLPQVMIHISHGQENSGQHVYYGNQLTPTEAASTPNISFDAEEGSLWTLLLTSPDEHLLDNEAEYVHWLVGNIPAGAVQAGQELCHYLPPFPARGTGFHRYIYILFKQEGAIDFQEDIRPSPCHSLMDRTFKTMDFYRKHQDHMTPAGLAFFQCQWDESVTNTFHNTLNMREPVFEFIRPPVYHPPQVKFPHGQPLRYLDRYRDGKEQTYGIY; from the exons ATGGCGCTGCGCACGGTTTGCTCTACTACCTTGCGAATTTGGCAAGATTTAGGGGTCAGTAATGCGAGGACGTTAGTGACAACAG CCATCCTCTGTAAACGGGTACCTCCACTGGGTCCCATGCCCAATGAGGACATTGACGTTGCAAAGCTGGAGTCATTAGAGATGTATCGTAGCTACACCCGTTACTTCAAACAAGCTGAAGAAGCCAAGAAGAAATCTGTGTGGTGGAAGACTTACAGAAGCTACATGGAAAACGCTGATCCTGAGCATG GTGTTGAGCGAGTGGACATCGGACTTCCGTACTATCAACTTCACACGATCAAAAATGTGAAGGAGAGGAAGCAGGTGATGGAGGAGAATAAGAGGAATGTTGAGTTGGAGAGGGCTTCTCGTCTGCGCACCT TGAAGATCTCCCTGGATCGAGTGCAGGAAACGTGGGAGAAGAGCAGCGCCCCCTTTCACATAAGAAGACTGGCAGACCACTACGGGGTCTTCAAAGATCTCTTCCCAAATGCTTATTTTCTACCTCAAGTCATGATCCACATCAGTCATGGCCAGGAAAACAGTGGACAACATGTGTATTATGGGAATCAGCTGACACCTACTGAA GCAGCATCTACTCCAAACATTAGCTTCGATGCGGAGGAAGGGTCACTGTGGACCCTCCTGCTCACCTCTCCAG acgAGCATCTGCTGGATAATGAGGCAGAGTACGTCCACTGGCTCGT GGGCAACATCCCAGCCGGAGCAGTGCAGGCAGGACAGGAGCTGTGTCACTACCTGCCCCCCTTCCCCGCCAGAGGAACAGGCTTCCACCGTTACATTTACATCCTCTTCAAGCAGGAGGGCGCCATCGACTTCCAGGAAGACATCAGGCCGTCGCCATG CCACTCCCTGATGGATCGCACATTTAAGACAATGGATTTCTACAGAAAGCACCAGGATCACATGACACCTGCAGGTCTGGCCTTTTTCCAGTGCCAGTGGGATGAATCTGTCACCAACACCTTCCACAACACACTCA ACATGAGAGAGCCTGTGTTCGAGTTCATCAGACCTCCAGTGTACCACCCTCCACAAGTCAAATTCCCTCATGGACAGCCCCTGCGCTACCTCGACCGATACAGAGACGGGAAGGAACAAACCTATGGCATATACTGA
- the trim65 gene encoding tripartite motif-containing protein 65: MESQNSNLICAICLERFKIPVTIPCGHTFCKNCITIHWDTKSKSDIGPHCPICNEEFKTRPILKRNVSLSVLTEAANSTSMSCRESLVRGVDGARAMLLCDRHKKPLVYYCRQDKMSVCCECAISECVNHDKVLLEHERETQELLLERKSNEVGKLLEETQKNINDLAENISQAKVTLEQTSAWVNVKFSTLIKILAEKQEATEHFMEEQKEVVIGEAEARLAQLEEYSQKLRESHEQIAALHNLADTDLIRESTLIEVPRFKEIPTDISPNLQDRLNCVTDVLSRVSKLVSEDLEKAVSSAVGQDQDGSPQDKRPVLAVVPSPAAPCHPGGKEGLGAYRCSLTFDPRTANEHLFLSQEYRRAEHLTSGPRPVPAHETRFDHTWQVLCFQGFTHGRHYWELEVSKPWAYLGVTYETIPRKEKGKRCMVGMNELSWSLQLDEHQLCAWHNGRRETLAGHSHHSRIGMLLDYEAGTLTYYGDGQTRLHSFHYAFTQELFPACWIGEGVCITLCST; the protein is encoded by the exons ATGGAGTCTCAGAATTCAAATTTAATCTGTGCTATATGCCTGGAACGCTTTAAAATCCCAGTAACCATCCCCTGTGGTCACACCTTCTGTAAAAACTGCATCACTATTCACTGGGACACCAAGAGCAAGTCTGACATCGGCCCTCATTGCCCCATTTGCAATGAGGAGTTTAAAACAAGGCCCATTCTCAAGCGTAATGTGTCCCTGTCGGTCCTGACTGAAGCTGCAAACAGCACCAGCATGTCCTGTAGGGAGTCTTTGGTGAGGGGAGTTGATGGGGCGAGAGCCATGTTGCTGTGTGATCGACATAAGAAGCCTCTGGTTTATTACTGCAGGCAGGACAAAATGTCTGTGTGCTGTGAATGTGCCATCTCTGAGTGTGTAAACCATGACAAAGTCTTGTTGGAGCATGAGAGGGAAACACAAGAG CTACTACTGGAGAGAAAGAGTAATGAAGTGGGGAAACTCCTTGAAGAgacacagaaaaatataaatgacttGGCTGAGAACATCAGTCAAGCTAAG GTGACTCTTGAACAGACTTCAGCCTGGGTGAACGTCAAATTCTCCACCCTGATAAAAATCCTGGCTGAGAAGCAGGAGGCAACAGAACACTTcatggaggagcagaaggaGGTGGTCATTGGGGAGGCGGAGGCACGGCTAGCCCAACTTGAAGAATATTCCCAGAAACTCAGAGAGAGCCATGAGCAAATAGCAGCTCTACATAACCTCGCTGACACAGACCTCATCAGG GAATCAACACTTATAGAAGTTCCACGTTTCAAGGAAATTCCCACCGACATCTCGCCAAACTTGCAGGATCGATTAAACTGCGTCACAGATGTCCTGTCCCGAGTctccaagctggtttctgaggACCTGGAGAAGGCTGTGAGTTCAGCTGTGGGTCAGGACCAAGACG GCTCTCCTCAGGATAAGAGACCAGTTCTAGCTGTGGTTCCCAGTCCTGCTGCTCCATGCCATCCTGGTGGGAAAGAAGGCCTCGGTGCTT ACCGATGCTCTCTGACCTTTGACCCCCGCACAGCCAACGAACACCTGTTTCTGTCCCAGGAGTATCGGAGGGCGGAGCACCTGACCTCTGGACCACGTCCTGTGCCTGCCCATGAAACCCGCTTTGATCACACCTGGCAGGTGCTCTGCTTTCAGGGCTTCACCCATGGACGGCACTACTGGGAGCTGGAGGTGTCCAAACCGTGGGCCTACCTTGGG GTAACCTACGAGACTATCCCCAGGAAGGAGAAGGGAAAGAGATGCATGGTGGGTATGAACGAACTATCGTGGAGCCTGCAGCTGGACGAGCACCAGCTCTGCGCCTGGCACAACGGGCGGCGGGAGACGCTGGCCGGCCACTCCCATCACAGCCGCATCGGCATGCTGCTGGACTACGAAGCTGGGACGCTCACCTACTACGGAGACGGGCAGACCAGGCTCCACTCCTTCCACTACGCCTTTACCCAAGAGCTGTTCCCCGCCTGCTGGATAGGAGAGGGAGTCTGCATCACCCTCTGCTCCACATGA
- the wbp2 gene encoding WW domain-binding protein 2 encodes MTLNHNHSESGGVIINNSESVLMSYDNVEITFCDAESLPEAFKKSKKGSVYLTPYRVIFLAKGRDALQSFMMPFYLIKGCEIKQPVLGANYIKGSVNAEPGGGWEGSATFKLIFAAGGAIEFGQYMMQVASQASRGQPVTPGFGGCPYMANGAYAYPPPPANGMYPAGPPPSYSYPNPPPAGGFYPSPPAFDASAGYVPPPPYSAPLGQQPPHDPDLPSSAAAEAKAAEAAASASSVTLPPTHVYLPQDKPPPYSPPEDKKNQ; translated from the exons ATGACTCTGAACCATAACCACTCGGAGTCCGGCGGAGTCATCATTAACAACAGCGAAAG TGTGCTGATGAGCTATGACAATGTGGAGATCACCTTCTGTGATGCGGAGAGCCTGCCTGAAGCTTTCAAAAAGAGCAAGAAGGGCAGCGTTTACCTGACTCCGTACAGG GTGATCTTCTTGGCTAAAGGACGGGATGCGCTGCAGTCTTTTATGATGCCCTTCTACCTGATAAAGGGCTGTGAGATCAAACAACCTGTTTTGGGGGCCAATTACATTAAGGGCAGTGTAAATGCAGAGCCTGGAG GTGGTTGGGAAGGCAGTGCAACATTCAAGCTCATCTTTGCAGCTGGAGGAGCCATAGAGTTCGGCCAGTACATGATGCAGGTTGCATCCCAGG CATCTAGAGGACAGCCTGTGACCCCTGGCTTTGGTGGATGCCCCTACATGGCTAACGGGGCCTACGCTTACCCTCCTCCCCCTGCCAATGGCATGTACCCTGCAGGACCTCCACCCAGCTATTCCTACCCCAACCCTCCTCCTGCAG GTGGATTTTACCCCAGCCCTCCAGCGTTTGATGCCTCTGCAGGCTACGTACCACCTCCTCCTTATTCTGCTCCTCTGGGTCAGCAACCACCACATGACCCGGACCTCCCCTCCTCAGCAGCAG CGGAGGCCAAAGCAGCCGAGGCAGCAGCGAGCGCCAGCAGCGTCACTCTGCCTCCCACACATGTGTACCTGCCACAG GACAAGCCTCCTCCCTACTCCCCTCCGGAGGACAAGAAGAACCAGTAG